The Coffea arabica cultivar ET-39 chromosome 2c, Coffea Arabica ET-39 HiFi, whole genome shotgun sequence genome includes the window gaatgcaagcaTATATACTCATGCAATCATCTGGACAGACCTTAATCCCAGATGGACTCTCCATGAAACTAAGTTTGTAAGTATTAGTGCGGAAGCTGTGGAACGAACATCCCTGTCCAGGTAATTGTGGCACTCCAAGATTTCCTTTATCAGCGCTGCCAAAGAGATCAAACAATAATGTAAGAAAGTCACTCTTATTAGCATGTCTTCAAAGATATGATTGAGAAACATTTTTAGACCAGGACAATAATGAGATGCAAAACTAGTCTTCAGGATTACtttcaatttgaccaaaaaatggCCAATCCTTTCTGGTAAAAATTCTCACATCACACCATCAAGCAGCTACTGTGGGTGGTCATTTAAGGTGCACATATATTGACTCATGAACTTCTTTATATACATCAACAAATGTACATATGTTTTACCACCAGTATACTCTTCAATCACCCTTCTTTTTTCAAAAGACTAACACGATTACAAAAGAATACCCAAACTTTAGAAATGCCTATCAAAGTACTTGTGATCATGAGGCAGATTATTATCTTTCTCCTTAGGCATGAACCTCGTATTAAACTGCCTTGACAATGGCCTGACAGTCTGGTTGGAGAAATGGGTCATCTTTTTGGGAATTAAAAagctagaaaagaaaaattgtaaTGCTAATGCACGTTATGGAGGCCAAATTGATTATCAGACaacttggggggggggggggaattggAATTAACCATTACGCAAGTTGAATCAAACGTCAAGTggaataacaaaagaaaaaggtcgTGTAATTATTAGAAACGAAAAATTAATTCCAAAATTATTTGATCGAAAGAAGGAGAAAACGGACCTAGTTGGATCCATTTTGGCAGTCAAGGATTTAAGAGAGAAGAGGAGACCGAACATGAGCTTGTGATCCTGCTGGGGGCTGAGAGTCTTAAGTGGCCGATTCCATTCCCTGTACAGCAGACATACTCCATTCCTGTTGAACACGTATAGCATGTGGGCGTTATTCCCCGCTGCCGTCGGGACCGGCGGCGATGGACTGATCTCGGATCCTCCGAAAAATTGCATGCTTTGGgagatgcttttttttttttttgcttttatcCTCGGGAGATACTTGTGGAGATGAGCAACAGGGGAATGGGAGGAACAAGGATGAGCAGCGACAGCTAGGGGCCGGGGAAGGGTAGTGGACAATGGCTTGGCTTGGCTTGGCTTGGCTTGCTGGCTGGCTGGCTAGACTGGAGAGGCGGCGGTAGGGCTACTAGGCTACTAGCAGTAACAAAGGGAGTGTTTGGATACacatattatttcaaataatatttcgcttgcatcataaacacatttcctaatccacctttttatatttccaatcaactttttatctcacatacatcacatcacaaaaagtgctacagtaattattccaaataatatttcaaataatactctatccaaagtTTTACTACTGCTAAACTTTTTTATgttttgttttccaaatttgGGATTAAATTTTGGAATCATGGTTCCTGAAAACCTACCGATCCTCATTCCcctcttttctatttttcttttggcGGAGAGAATGAAAACCTCCCAATCCATGCGGGTACAGGCTACAGAGTTTTGATGAAtctttaataaatttctttccaaaaagggaaaatgacCAATTTCGTCCTTATACTTTTTTATCGTGTCAATTCAGtctatatataatttttttggccaatttgataCCTATACTTATTTTGCGGTACCAATTAAGGAACGCTGCGGCGGCGCCACCACGTAAATTCGATTAACCTACTAATTGAACAACtaagcaggggtatttcggacACTTCACTGCTTCTTCATTTGTCaccttttcttcttcatcttgcTTATCACCATCCACAGAAGCCATAGCCGGAGTAGCAGATCCGTCTCACTCCAACTCAAGGACAGATGTTGGTGACGTACGCAAGACTAGGCTTTCAGCAGAGTCCTCAAATACACAAGAAGGAATGTCATTTTGATTATGTGGCTGGGAAACCGCCATTGAGCTAGACTGATTATTATATTCTTCTCAGACGCAATTTGATCAACCATGGCCCTAGCTTCAAATTCAAGTCATTTCGCTTCATAGGCTCTTGAAGCTCCCTTTATAAAATAATTACCCAACCAGATCCTCTTTCCCTTAAACGGGTTGCGAATTTCTACAACCCATTTTCCCCATTTCCTCTGCCTGAGACCTTTGTATTTGGAAGAGGAAGGCCTTGATTGAGGTTAACTCTACAATTTAGTTAAACCAGTCTTCTTTTTAGGGTTGTTTTTCTCTGCATTATTGCTCTCTTGACAGGAATTTTTAGCTTTCTGTGCAACAGCCATAGCCACAGGCTAACCATGTTGCCTTTTTAACTTCACAATAGGGAGAATAACCTCCCTAAGAAATCTCTTAGGCTTCTTTTCAATCACCGTTTCATCATCTGATGAATCAGTATCAGTAGCATTCGAATCGTAACAAAAGACCCTAATCTTCCTCACAGGTCAGtactagggatggcaacggggtggggttggggcgggggacccctcccccgtcccccgccccgtcccccgcctcccACTCCCCCCGCCCCGTCCCGCCTTGCCCCGCTTCACCCGCGGGGGCACCcacggggttaataaaattttattatataattttattataattaaattttaataaataatcaagtactaaaatatcaacacatcatcaaattattattcattgtaattttacaattgaaacccataaaaacaatcaaacagaagttatttgaatacaatccaatatgatgaaataaatataactaaaatagtcaaattttcacttttagtacaaatgcaattactaattcatcattgtgtttgtgctttttttttttgagaaaaaagtgttattctattaagtgtaattagaaatttagtataaatgtattagtaaatttagtataactaattaataaattctattagtagacatgtataattattcatataattgataatatcaattatattacataaactaatatacattatataatacatctaactaataatatcattatcataagtttataactaattaacttacatataatatatagtcatatatatatatatatatatattttgcgggtggcggggcgggggatgggacgggggagtatacccccgccccccgccccgtttctaagcggggggaaaaaattcccccccgccccgccccaacccccgccccgtGAGCCCCCCGCGGGGCGGGCACCCgtccccattgccatccctagtcaGTACCACTTTCACCAGAATCTGAAAAAGTTTGACAAATTCAACAATCAAATTAGTCAAAATCAACTCTTTACTACTGCACATATAACTAGCATCGAAAACCAATCCAAAAATCAATGCTAACAATATGGATTTCGAATTCGACGCCCATTTAGCTACCTTCATCTGGATTCGACTAAACTGGTTCCTAATCATCAGGGGCCTGAGGTGGTGGTGgatcttcaacttcttgaacTGGCTGCTGCTGCAGCTGCCGCAGCTGCGGTTCTTGATCAGCTGCTATCTTCATCGCTTGATCACCTCCAATCCTACGCGATTGTTTACGCCGCGGTCGGCTGGAATGTGGGACAGAATGCTCCTCACCACCTTGAGGAATTGAAGTTCGTTTCTGTGCAGCAATTTTTGGGACTTCTTTTtgtattttcccttttttcctccCTCTTATGGTTTCCTCTGGCAACTTCCAAACCACCCCTTCTTTAATGGGTTGCGGAGATTATttggaaataaataaaaggattgAAGAAGACGATGGTTACAGGCTATGGGGAGAATAATTGACTGGGGAGAGTGATGGAAGAGTTACtgtcttttgcttctttttttatcCTTCTTGCTGCCTTTCGAAGTTGGAACTTGGAAGAACGGTTCAACCCAGCAGTGAAGTGTCCGAAATACCCCTGTTTAGTTGTTCAATTAGTAAGTTAATCGAATTTACGTGGTGGCATCGCTGCAGCGTTCCTCAATTGGTACCACAAAATAAGTATAAGtatcaaattggccaaaaaaattatataaggaCTGAATTGACACTATAAAAAAGTATGGGGACGGAATTGACCATTTTCCATTCCAAAAATCTCATACCCACATGGCCATACCCTGTAGCCAAAATCTTTAATTCCCACGCCTTTCTGCCAAGCACCATGACCCAACAAATTGGCTTGACTAGTGTTAGCTGATTCAACAACAACATTACAACAACAACAACTACGACTAGTTGTATTCACAATTACTGGTGTTCGAGGCACACTTCTCGTGTGCACAACtaacaaaaaatttatataaatatttgttAAAATCATTCTTATGAGgcaattttatatatttttaatacgTATGgtgaaaaattcaccaaaataaaCTATGCAAAATGTAAATAGATAATTGTTTGGCAGTGGGTGTAATCAAAAGAGAGACAGAGGGAGCTAGTGAACAATTAGTTATAAAAAGTAATTTAGAAATATCACAAAGTGATAGATTTTAGTTtaatctccccctttttataTATGGTCCATAGATAATTATTACTATTTTTATAAACACTCTAACTTATCAATATGTTCAAATGACATAGTTATAAAGCCTAACCTGCCTCAACGGTTAAACTGATCAACTTGGTGAACGGGTTATAGGATCGAATTGGGTTGTTAATCAAACTTATTGACTTGTCAATGATCCGACGCTTCAATCggtgaattggaaaaaaaaaatcatcaattaAGCTGCCATCTAACCACCAACATAAAAATTATATtgtttttataattaaaaatatatattataatatagcTATTATGCAGCTCACGGTTGAATCGGTGACTCGATCACCTCTCTGGATTGAGCTCCGagttgggtttaataactatgatctaagtcaatctagttGAAAATACTAGTAATTGAACATATTTTTCCTTCTATTTTTGGAaacttacaaaaagaaaaatggaagtaTCGTCTTTCTTAAAAATCAATTAGTTTtttattaacaataaaattgtgTAGCTTAGTCATTCTAAGAAGGATTAAATTTTCCCATACCATCAATGTAgactttttttgttttaacaTAATCAGATTTGAATATATGACACGTgtaaaaaaagaatttaaaatctaaACTAAAGGTTAATATGTATTGGTACATATCagtgcccaaaaaaaaaattgtacacCCAACACCTCAGGGAAGAATAATTCATACACGATCGTAGACCGCGTGCAATTGCGAACACGCGTGTTATAATCATTTTTTTAGAGGAAAAGAGATTAATACGAACTTAAAAATTTTATGCAGGAAAGAGCTAAATTGTAGGAAGATTAAACCCCAGTGAGCAGGGTTCACCCACTAGGGGCCGGTAACCTTTCCCCACTTCCTTTGTGTGCTTTTCTGAGTACCCTACATTATGAACTGAGGGTAGTCTTGGCGGACCTTGTCCATTTATCAATTGCATTTCGTTCCCACCATCAATTTATTgcgaacctttttttttatctttcacCGAAAACCCAGAAATGAAGTAGTAAAATCCATTCAATGGCCAGAATTCCTGGACAGTTTAGTAACCCTCAGCTATAACTGCTTCATGGGCTAAGGAAACTCGCACACAGAAAAAATTTAAGAAGCATTAGCAATCTAATCGCAACAGTAACGGccataaaaagaacaaaattttcaCAAACACCATCGCTCAATTTATATTTGCAAGTTAATAAAGTCAAAGTCATGACAGCGGGGAACAAAAGACGAGAAATAAAAACATTCATTCAGACTGGACCAAAATTAGAAGTCCTGAACACCAAAGCATTTGAACTAGGAAAAGACAGAAATATGTCACAAGACACCAAGAAAATCAATATTCCCATTTTTTCATCTCCATGCCATCTGGAGGGCTTCCTTCAACCTTCTTTGCACCAACTTCTTTCCAGTTCGTTGATAAAACTGTCCCATTTGACTCAACCTGTTACACCAGACAATATATTACTCCCAACCCGTCAAAAAGTTACATGCAAACACACGGGGAACCTGAATTGAGAGGACCCATTC containing:
- the LOC113724951 gene encoding uncharacterized protein isoform X1, with the translated sequence MQFFGGSEISPSPPVPTAAGNNAHMLYVFNRNGVCLLYREWNRPLKTLSPQQDHKLMFGLLFSLKSLTAKMDPTSADKGNLGVPQLPGQGCSFHSFRTNTYKLSFMESPSGIKIILVTHPRTGDLRESLKYIYNLYVEYVVKNPLYSPGNPIRSDLFNSTLDQYVRGLG
- the LOC113724951 gene encoding uncharacterized protein isoform X2 gives rise to the protein MQFFGGSEISPSPPVPTAAGNNAHMLYVFNRNGVCLLYREWNRPLKTLSPQQDHKLMFGLLFSLKSLTAKMDPTSADKGNLGVPQLPGQGCSFHSFRTNTYKLSFMESPSGIKIILVTHPRTGDLRESLKYIYNLYVEYVVKNPLYSPGNPISDLFNSTLDQYVRGLG